CCGGCGAGCGGCGCGTGCTCGTCCTCGGCCCCGTCGGGGTATTCCGCCCGCAAGATGCTGAGCACGCCGGACAGTTCGGGCAGCTCCGCCGTTCCGGTACGTCGCGCCGCGGCCAGCGTCAGTTCGCCGACCAACGCCGCCATCGCTGTCCGCACCTCTGCCCTCCGTCCGCGCCTGCGCCTGCACGTTGCGCGCTCGCCGCGAGCGGCGGTTCGGCGTGCGCGGCTCGCCGCGGCCGAAGGCGCTACATTACGCAGAGCGTAGCGGCCGGCACCAGGTCGGCAGCGCGACACGGATGCGGAGACCGGCGTGTTCATCCGGATCGTCGACGAAGGGCTGGAGCGGTTCCTGCGCGCCCAGGTGCCGTTGCCCGAGGACGCCGCCGACGTGAGCTTCGAGATCCCGTCGAGCAACTGGTCCGCCGCGTTGTCCAGGGTCACGGTCAACCTGTTCCTGTTCGACGTCACCCGCAGTTCCCAGCCGCACCGGGCCGCCGTCCGCCGGGTGGACGAGACCGGCAAGGCCGAGCGGCGCGCACCGCAGCCTATGGTCGAACTCGATTACCTGGTCAGCGCCTGGGCCGGGAACCCGCGCGACGAGCACCAGTTGCTCGGGTCGGTCCTGAGCCGTATCGCCGGCCTCGACACGCTGCCGCCGGAGTACCTGCCCAAGCCGTTGTCGTCCTCGGTCCACCTCACCTTCGTCGAGGACGAACGGCACCGCGCGCGGGACATCTGGAACGGCGCGGGCGGCACGCTCAAGGCCGGGTTCGCGATGCAGGTGACGGTCGCGGCGGACACCTTCGGCTGGACGCCCGAACCGGCCGCCGTCACCAGCATCGAAGGCGCCGCAAGGGCCGGCAACGGGGCCAAACCGGGCTAGTGCGGACGGGCGCGGCGTATCACCCGCGGGCCGTGGACATTGTGGCGATCATGCTCGATCATTGACACGCAGTTCACGTGGGCAACAGGGGGTCCCGCGCCGACGGCGCCATCAGCTCATTCGGGGTGCGAACGCGTCCCGGTGCGTTCGTGTGTTCGTGAAAGGTTCGACCATGCACTCCCACTTCGAGGCTGAGACGGTGCGACGCTGATGCGCGTTGCCACCGACACTCGCCACCTCGAGGTCGAACCGGGCGACAGTACATCGGTTGTCGTCGAGGTCGTCAACACCGACGACATCATCGACGGCGTCAGCGCCCACATCATCGGGCTCCCCGACAACTACGTCTCGGCCAGCCCGGCGATGCTCCCGCTGTTCCCCGACACGGCCGGGAAGGTGACCCTCGGCCTGGCCGTGCCGACCTCGCACCCGGCCGGGCGCCATCCCCTGACGGTGCAGGTCATCTCGCACGGCACGACGAAACCGCCGTCCTACGTCGACATCGACCTCGACGTGGCCGCCCGCCCGGGCATGCGGATGACCGTGCGCCCGAAGCTGGTGCGGGCCCGCCGGTCAGGGCGCTTCGTCCTGGAGATCGCGAACCACGGCAACGTCCCGCTCGACGTGACGATGAGCGCGTACGACCCCGACCGCGGCGTCGAGGTCACCTTCACCCCGGAGCGGCGCCGCCTCGAGCCCGGCGTGGTGGCGCCGGTACTCGTCGACGTGCGTGGGCCCCGGATGTTCACCGGTGCCGAGATCGACCGCACGGTCGTGCTCGGAGCGAGCGGGCGCGTCATCACCGCGCCGACTGCGGCCGCGCGGCTTCCGGACGAGCGCAGCTTCGCGGCGCTCGCGGACGACCAGCCGACGGCCGCGATCCCGCGGATCACTGATGACCAGTTCCCGCGGGTCAACGGTGACCAGACGCCCGAGAGCGCCGCCGAGATCGTGCTCAACCGCGAGACGACGGTGCAGTTGCGGCAGCGGCCGCTGATCAGCCGGGGCCTGCTCACCGTGCTGATCCTGGTAAGCATCGTCGCGGTGTGGGCAGCCATCTTCCTGCTCGGGCTGGGAAAGGTGTTCGCCTCCGACCCGATGACCAAGCAGGCGCCCGCCTCGTTCTTCGCCAGCTTGAACAGCCCCGGCGGCGCCGCCGGATCCGGCGGTGGGCCCGGCGGGTCCGGTGGCTCTGGTAGCGCTGGTGGTTCCGGTGGGGCCGCAGGTTCAGGTGGCGCGGCGGCAGCGCCCGCCGGCGCACTCACCAAGAGCGGGCAGTTGCCCCCCGGGATGGGGGGCGCGATCAGCGGGACGATCACCGCGGCGAACGACCAACAGCCGGTGGGGCGGATCCTGGTCCAGGCCTACCGGATGGGGAGCAAGGGCCTCGTCCAGATGAGTTCGGCGGCGAGCCAGGCCGACGGCACCTACACGCTGGCCGGCCTGTTCCCCACCGACTACTACATCCAGTTCAGCGCGAGCGGCTACGTCCCGCAGTGGTACCCGGCCAGCCCGACCCAGGCGGGTGCCCAGAGCGTCACGGCAGTCGCGCAGGGGTCCACGTCGAACATCAACGCCAGCATCGTGGGCGAGCCGGCCACCATCTCCGGCAAGGTCGACCCGGGCGACACCCTCACGCCGGTGGTCACCACGGTCACCGCGCGGCCGCTGCTCGGCAAGCAGACCGGACAGCCCATCGCCACCACCAAGACCGCCGGCGGCGCGTACACGCTGCCCGCGCTCCCGGCCCCGGGCAGCTACCAGCTCACCTTCACCACGGCCGGTTACGAGTCGAGCACGCTGGTCGACTCGGTCGGCGGCGGCGACAAGCGCCTCGAGCCCACGGTCGTGCTCGGCGCGAGCACCGGGCAGATCAGCGGCCTGGTCAGCGACGGGACGACACCACTCGGCGGCGCGAGCGTGAGCACGACCGTGAACGGCAGCCCGTTGACTGTGCTGACCCCGACGACCGGTCAGGTGGGCGCCTACGTCCTGGCCAACCTGCCCACACCGGCCACCTACGTGATCACCGTGTCCAGCGCCGGCCACGGCACGAGCACCCGCATCGTCGACCTCGCCGCCGGGCAGAGCAGTCCGGCGTTCAACTTCAGACTGACAAGCGGCACCGGCACCGTGTCCGGCAAGGTGGTCGGGCCGGACGGGCAGCCACTGGGCGGCGCCACGGTCACCGTCGGCGGTGCGGTGAACTCCAGCGGGGGCAACCCGACGGCCACCACGCTCACCTCTGGAAGTCCGGGCACGTTCGCGATCAACGGGCTCACCGCACCCGGCTCGTACACGCTCACCGCCTCGATCGACGGGTACGCGCCGACGAGCGTGCCGGTAACCCTCGCGGACAACGGTGCGGCGCAGAGCGTCACGATCCGGCTGTTCGCCAAGCTGGGCAGCATCGCCGGCACGATCCGGAGCAACGCCGGAACGTTCGCCGGCGCGACGATCACGGCGACCAACGGTCAACAGAGTTGGACCACGACCTCGAACAGTTCCGACGGTGGCTATCGGCTGGCCGACCTGCAGCCGGGCAGCTACAGCGTCACCGTCACCGCCCCGGGCAAGGATCAGCAGACTGCGCTGGTCACCGTGGTCGCCGGGCGCACCGTCACGCAGAACCTGAAGCTGGGGGGCTGACGTGCGCGTCGACGTGTCCCCGCTGCAGGCCGACCTGCAGCCCAACGTCTCCCAGCTGATCACGGTGACGATCTCCAACACCGCGACGATCATCGCCGGCTACGCGATCCGCGTGCTCGGCGCCGACCCCGGTTGGGTGCAGCTGGACACCGACGAGATCGCGCTGTTCCCGGACGAGACGCGTGTGCTGACCATCATGGTCGACGTACCGCGTGGCATCCCGGCCGGGGCGCGGCGGATCGCGGTCCAGGTCCGCGAGCTGACCCCGCCGTACGAGAGCAAGGTCACCGAGATCGACCTGACCGTGCCGCCGAATCCGGTGGTGCAGCTGCGGGTCGATCCGATGGCGATCACGGCGGGCAAGCGCGCGACGTTCAGCCTGCTGGTGGAGAACACGGGCAACACAGCGATCCGGGGCTTCCTCGCGGGCGACGACCCGGAGAACCAGGTGCGGTTCGACTTCGAGCCCGCGCACGTCTCGCTCGCGCCGGGCCAGCACAGCGTGCTCGACATGCGTGCCTCCGCCAAACGGCACTTCCTCGGCACGCCGACCGTCCGCAGCCTGTCGGTGTACCTCGACGAGATCGCCCCGGACGCGTTCCTCGAACCACCGCCCGCGCAACCGGCGTCCGGCGAGGAGCGCGAGCCGTTGGCCGGCGCGACCTTCATCCAGAAGTCGGTGATGTCCCGCAGCGCGCTGTCCCTGCTCGGCCTGCTGTTCGCGGCGACCGTCTTCGCGGTCGTGATCACCATCGCACTGTCCCGGCTCGTCGCGCAGTCGACGGCCGACCGCAACCTCGCGCTGCAGGTCGCGGCGGCCAAGAACAACGCCGCGACCACCGGCCAGTCCGGTGTCTCCGGTGTCGTCTCGCTGCTCACCTCGGGCAAGCCGGTCGCCGGGGTGACCGCGAGCGTGTTCGCCACCTCGGACACCACCACGCCGGTCGCGACGACCGCGACGAACGCGAAGGGCGCCTACAGCGTCACCGATCTGCCGGCCGGCAAGTACCTGCTCAGCTTCCGCGGCGCCGGCTTCGTGCAGATCTGGTACCCCGGTGCGGTGAACGCCGCGGACGCCACCACGATCACGCTGGCGGCCGGCCAGGTCCAGGGCGGGTTGAACGTCAGCCTCGGCGGCGTGCCGGCATCGATCAGCGGAACCGTCGTCGGCGACGACGTCTCGGCCGCAACCCTGTTCCTCGAGACGCTGCCGGGCGGCGCAACCACCGACGCGGCGGCCGGCCGGCCGCTGGGAACCGCGCCCGTACCGGTGACCCCGCCGGACAACGGTGGCGCGGTCGTGCAGCGCGTTCCTATCGGGTCCGACGGCTCGTTCTCACTGGCCAACGTGCCGTCGCCGAGCGTGTACGAACTTGTCGTGGTGAAGACCGGGTACGCGACGTCGACGCAACGGATCGACGTCGGGGCCGGGGAGACGCGCACCGGCGTGCACCTGACGCTGAGCAAGGGCGACGGGCTGATCTCCGGCACGATCACCTCGCAGGACGGCCCGCTCGCCGACGTCACGGTCACCGCGACCGCCGGCCAGCAGACCGCGAGCACCGTCTCGCTCACCGGCGCCCACGCCGGTACCTTCACGCTGCGCCAGTTGCCGACGCCGGCCACGTTCACCCTGGTCGCGAGCGCGGCGGGGTTCGCCTCGCAGACGGTCACGCTGAGCCTGGGATCCGGGCAGAAGCTCGCCGGCGTGTCGATCACGCTGAACAAGTCGTCCGCGTCGCTGCACGGCGTGGTGAGCCTGCTGCCGCGGAACGAACGCGCGGCCGGGGTGGGCGTCACCGTCACCGACGGCCAGCTCACCGTCCAGACCGCCACCGAGAGCAAGGGCAACATCGGCTCGTGGGTGGTCGGCGGGCTCGCGGTGCCCGGGACCTACACGGTCACCTTCGCCCGCAGTGACCTGCAGTCGCAGACCGTGTCGGTGTCGCTGGACGCGGCAGGCAACCTCACCCCCGGTTCGCTCGGCGCGCAGATCACCTCGTCCGGCATTGCGGTGAGCATGACCCCGGCAACCGCTACGGTCTGGGGACAGATCAGCCAGCCGGGGGGCGGGCACGTGTGCGACACGAGCACCAATGCACTGGGTGAGGCCACCATCAGCCTGAGCTCGGGGGCGAGCACCTATTCGGTGACCTCGGCCAGCGTGGCCCCGAACTGTGGCATGTACCGGATCGAGCAGATCCCGCCGGGTACCTACACGCTCGCCGTCAGCGCCGGCAGCGGAACCAGCCCGAGCGCGCAGGTCATCACGCTCGTCGCGGGCCAGTCGCTGCACCGCAACGTGCCGCTGGCCCCGCCTGCCTCGATGTCCGGGACCGTCGTCGGCTGTACCACCGGGCCGTGCCTGAACTGGACCGTCTTCCTGTACCGGCAGGCCGACTACCCGACCACACTCGCGGCCACCACTCAGACCGACGGCGCCACGGGCCGATTCGAGTTCGACAACCTCGAAGCGGGTACCTACATCGTCGCCGTCGGCTCCACCGGCGATCCGGCCAACGCCACGACGACCGAGCAGGTGACGGTGGAACCGAGCAAGCCACACGACGGCGTCGTGATCACGGTGACCTCGTGACGACGCCGGGCAGGCGCGGCTACAGCGAGACGCCCCCGACGATCCAGGTCGAGCCGGTGCTGCGTACCGCCGCCGGCGTACCGATCAGCACGGCCGCCGTCATCACCAACACCGCACCCGAGCCGCGCATCCTGGCGATGACCTCACTCGGCGTGGACGCCGCTTGGCTGCCGCGACCCACCCGCAGCCGGCCGCTGATGCCCGGCGAGACGATCATCGCGGAGATCACCTTCAACCCCACACCCGGGACGGTGCCGGCGCGCTACCCGCTCGCGCTCACCGTCCAGGCGATCGATCCGGCCTCGGGCAACGCCACCTCGAGCGCGGCCATCGCCGACCTCACCCTGGTCGTCGACTCCCCCGGGCAGATCGAGGTGGCGATCGAACCGCCGGAGACGACCGGCCGCTTCCGCAAGCGCATCTCGGTGACCTTGCACAACACCGGCCCGGTACCGGAAGAGGTACTGCTGGAGGTCCACTCGCCCGAGAGCGCCGAGGTCGAACTCGCTGCCGAACGGGTAGACGTCCCGGCCGGTTCGAGCGTCGCCGTCCCGGGCCGCATCAAGATCGAGCCGCGGACGTTCGGCCACCGGCAGCGCTTCACCTACACCGTCAGCGCACGCGGTTCGGGCGCCGCGCGGCGGGCCGAGGGCGCCGTGACCACCCGCGCGTTCCTCGGCGCCAACGGCCCGAAGGCGTTCGTGCTGCTCGCGGTGATCACGCTGTGGGCCGGCCTGGCCCTGGTGTTCATCCCCAAGCTCGCGACCAAGGTCCAGGACGCGCACAACGCCGCGGCGGACAAGGTCGCCGGGCTGCAGAGCAATGCGATCAACAAGGTGCGTCCGTCCAAGGGCGGCACCGCCACCGGCACCGCTGCGACGGGCCACCCCTCCGGAGGTTCCGGCAGCACGGGTGGTTCCGGCAGCACGGGCGGTTCGGGTGGCAGCGGCGGCTCCGGAGGTTCCGGCGGTTCCGGCGGTTCCGGCGGTTCCGGTGCTGCCGCGGCCGCCGCCAAGAGCGTGCAACTCAGCGGCACCGTCGCCGGCACCGGCGCCTCGGGGGCCACCGTCGCGATGCGGCCGACCTCCCTCGTCGACGAGTCGGCCCAGACCGCGCACCTGGTCGGCGTCGACTCCGAATCCTTCGGGCCGGTCGGCAAGATCTGGGGTGGCTCGGTGTTGCTCGCCACCCCGGCAACCGACGCGCAGAACCGCTCGACGGTGACCAAGTCCGACGGCGCGTGGGCGTTCGCGGCGGTGCGCGCGCCGGGGTACTACCTGGTCACCTTCGCCAAGCCCGGCTACCAGACCCAGCGGTACGTCATCGACTCGGCGGCCACGGTGGCGACCGAGCCGCTGACCGTCACCCTGCTGCCCGGTCAGGGGCATCTGAGCGGACGCATCACCGGCCCGTCCGGCCCGGTGGGCGCGGCGAAGATCACCATTACCGACGGCACCAACACCATCACCACCAGCTCGAACTCCAAGGGCGACGTCGGCGCCTGGTCGGTCGACGGGCTCTCCACTCCGAGCACCTACCTCGTCACCGCGAGCAAGGACGGGCTGAGCACCGAGTCGGCGATCCGCACCCTCCCCGCCGGCGGTACCGCCACGCAGAACCTGCGGTTGCGCACCGGAGTGGCGTCCCTGCACGGCACCGTCACCGGCGCCAACAGCCTGGGCACCATCGTCGGTCTGGGCGGCGTCCAGGTCACCGCGACCGACGGGACGATCACGCGCACCGCGACCACCGTGACCAACGGGGACATCGCCGGCACCTACACCCTGCCCGGGCTCCCGCCGGGCGAGTACACCGTGACCATGGCCGCGGCCGGCTATCTGCCGCAGACGCAACCGGTGACGATCAAGAAGGGCCAGGGCGAGGCAACGGCCTCCGCACTGCTCGTCTCCTCGAGCGCGACTGTCACCGGCCTGATCACCGGTGATCAGCTCGGCTCCGACGGCAAACCCACGGGCGCGCGCGTACCGATCAGCGCGGGCGTCACGCTCACCTCGAACTCGAACTCGTACAAGATCACCAGCGGCACCAGCGGTTTCCGGATCAACGGCGTGAGCCCGGGCACCTACGTGGTGACCGCGACCTACGCCGGCTCGAACTCGGGCTACTTCACCATCACCGTGCAGGCCGGACAGACGACTGTGGTCCCGACGATCAACCTCAGCGCGCAGGTGACCACCAGCAACTCGACGATCACCGGCTTCGTCGGCGACGGCGCGAACCCGAGCGGCACGCTGTGCGCAGGCAGGCCGACCGACTGCACGGTCACCTTCGTGCTGCACGACAGCAACGGCCACCCGGTGCCGGTGACGCCGAGCTCGCTGACCCCGCCCTCGTCGTCCGGTCCTACCGCGTACACGCTGGCGGGGCAGACCGAGGGGCTCATGCCCGGCCTCTACAAGCTGACGATCGGTGTCCAGGTCAAGGCGGGCTCGACCATCAGTGGGTACCTTCCGGCCACCGTCGACGTCCGGGTTCCGCTCAACAGCGTCGCCCGCGCGCCGCAGGTCAACCTGTTCGCCGCCAGCACGATCACCGGGACCGTCTCGTCGCGGTTCGACGCCACGGCGGGCGGCACGTTCACCAACTGTGTCTGGGCGATACCGCAAGGCAGTGGCACGGCTCCCACCGACTGCACGCCACCGGCGGTGTCGGACTGCCTGCTGACCGGCAAGTCCTCGCCCGCGGTCGGCACGATCGATGCCAGTGGGGCATTCACCGTCGGCAACCTGTGTCCAGGTTCCTACTCGATGCTCATCGTCGTGACGAACCCAGACTTCACCGCGTCGCAGCCGCTCCCGCTGCCGATCGTCACGGTGAAGGACGGCGGCACCGGGCGCTTCGACGGGCAGATCCAGCGCAGGGGCCGCATCCAGTTCACCCTCACCGCGCCCGACCCGACCTCCGGCGCGGTCCCGGCTCTGGCCAACACCACGCTCACCGCCGGCTCCAGTTGCGGCTCCGTCAGCCTGGTCGGCAAGAGCACCGACGGCGCCGGCGGGCTGCTGGTCACCGGCCTGGCCGCCAGTGGTTACACCTGCACGCTCAAGGCCACCACCACCGCCGGGCTCGCGGTGTCGGCCACGGCGTTCACCAGCGTTGCGCTGGACGGGACGAGCAACGTCGCGCTGACGCTGACCGCTCCGGTGGACACGTTCGTCGGCCGGGTCGTCACCTCGTGGAGCGGCACCGCCCAGCCGCTGCCGTTCACGACGATCACGATCAGCGGCGTGACCAGCTACACCAACGGCACCGCGAACCCGCCGGCCCAGGTGCAGGTCACCACCGACCCGCTCGGCTGCTTCGCGATCAGCAAGGACGGATCGCCGCCGACGGGTCCCTTGCCGGGCGGCTGTGCGGGCGATCCCTTCATCGCCTCGGCCACCCGCGCGCTCCCGCTTGCTGTGCCGATCGCCACCTTCCACGTCGATGCCCAGAACGGGTACCAGACGCTGAACCAGGCCGACGCCGCGATCGATTCGAGCGTGCTCAAGGTCATCTCGCTGATCCCCAACCCGGTCCCGTTCGCCGGCGCGCTCACCGCCACGCCGCTACCTGGCAACCTGTCCGGCGCGAACCTGGCGGTCACCGCCTTCCCGCTCGGGACCGGGAACCTCACTGTCAAGTCGGACAACGCGGGAATCCTGAGCTGGAAGGACGACGCGTTGTCGGCGGGACAGCTGATCGTGCCCGGCACGTACACCGTCTCGGTCACCGCTTCCGGCTTCGCGCCGTGGAGCTACACGTTCCAGTGCGTGCCCAACGCGCCGTGCAGCCCGCAGTTGTCCCTGGTGCCCCTGGGCAGTCTCAGCGTCACCGGCCTGCCCGACAACGCCCTGGTGAGCCTGATCCCCAACACCGGCGCGACCCTCGGCC
This genomic stretch from Jatrophihabitans cynanchi harbors:
- a CDS encoding carboxypeptidase regulatory-like domain-containing protein, giving the protein MRVDVSPLQADLQPNVSQLITVTISNTATIIAGYAIRVLGADPGWVQLDTDEIALFPDETRVLTIMVDVPRGIPAGARRIAVQVRELTPPYESKVTEIDLTVPPNPVVQLRVDPMAITAGKRATFSLLVENTGNTAIRGFLAGDDPENQVRFDFEPAHVSLAPGQHSVLDMRASAKRHFLGTPTVRSLSVYLDEIAPDAFLEPPPAQPASGEEREPLAGATFIQKSVMSRSALSLLGLLFAATVFAVVITIALSRLVAQSTADRNLALQVAAAKNNAATTGQSGVSGVVSLLTSGKPVAGVTASVFATSDTTTPVATTATNAKGAYSVTDLPAGKYLLSFRGAGFVQIWYPGAVNAADATTITLAAGQVQGGLNVSLGGVPASISGTVVGDDVSAATLFLETLPGGATTDAAAGRPLGTAPVPVTPPDNGGAVVQRVPIGSDGSFSLANVPSPSVYELVVVKTGYATSTQRIDVGAGETRTGVHLTLSKGDGLISGTITSQDGPLADVTVTATAGQQTASTVSLTGAHAGTFTLRQLPTPATFTLVASAAGFASQTVTLSLGSGQKLAGVSITLNKSSASLHGVVSLLPRNERAAGVGVTVTDGQLTVQTATESKGNIGSWVVGGLAVPGTYTVTFARSDLQSQTVSVSLDAAGNLTPGSLGAQITSSGIAVSMTPATATVWGQISQPGGGHVCDTSTNALGEATISLSSGASTYSVTSASVAPNCGMYRIEQIPPGTYTLAVSAGSGTSPSAQVITLVAGQSLHRNVPLAPPASMSGTVVGCTTGPCLNWTVFLYRQADYPTTLAATTQTDGATGRFEFDNLEAGTYIVAVGSTGDPANATTTEQVTVEPSKPHDGVVITVTS
- a CDS encoding carboxypeptidase-like regulatory domain-containing protein; the encoded protein is MRVATDTRHLEVEPGDSTSVVVEVVNTDDIIDGVSAHIIGLPDNYVSASPAMLPLFPDTAGKVTLGLAVPTSHPAGRHPLTVQVISHGTTKPPSYVDIDLDVAARPGMRMTVRPKLVRARRSGRFVLEIANHGNVPLDVTMSAYDPDRGVEVTFTPERRRLEPGVVAPVLVDVRGPRMFTGAEIDRTVVLGASGRVITAPTAAARLPDERSFAALADDQPTAAIPRITDDQFPRVNGDQTPESAAEIVLNRETTVQLRQRPLISRGLLTVLILVSIVAVWAAIFLLGLGKVFASDPMTKQAPASFFASLNSPGGAAGSGGGPGGSGGSGSAGGSGGAAGSGGAAAAPAGALTKSGQLPPGMGGAISGTITAANDQQPVGRILVQAYRMGSKGLVQMSSAASQADGTYTLAGLFPTDYYIQFSASGYVPQWYPASPTQAGAQSVTAVAQGSTSNINASIVGEPATISGKVDPGDTLTPVVTTVTARPLLGKQTGQPIATTKTAGGAYTLPALPAPGSYQLTFTTAGYESSTLVDSVGGGDKRLEPTVVLGASTGQISGLVSDGTTPLGGASVSTTVNGSPLTVLTPTTGQVGAYVLANLPTPATYVITVSSAGHGTSTRIVDLAAGQSSPAFNFRLTSGTGTVSGKVVGPDGQPLGGATVTVGGAVNSSGGNPTATTLTSGSPGTFAINGLTAPGSYTLTASIDGYAPTSVPVTLADNGAAQSVTIRLFAKLGSIAGTIRSNAGTFAGATITATNGQQSWTTTSNSSDGGYRLADLQPGSYSVTVTAPGKDQQTALVTVVAGRTVTQNLKLGG
- a CDS encoding carboxypeptidase regulatory-like domain-containing protein encodes the protein MTTPGRRGYSETPPTIQVEPVLRTAAGVPISTAAVITNTAPEPRILAMTSLGVDAAWLPRPTRSRPLMPGETIIAEITFNPTPGTVPARYPLALTVQAIDPASGNATSSAAIADLTLVVDSPGQIEVAIEPPETTGRFRKRISVTLHNTGPVPEEVLLEVHSPESAEVELAAERVDVPAGSSVAVPGRIKIEPRTFGHRQRFTYTVSARGSGAARRAEGAVTTRAFLGANGPKAFVLLAVITLWAGLALVFIPKLATKVQDAHNAAADKVAGLQSNAINKVRPSKGGTATGTAATGHPSGGSGSTGGSGSTGGSGGSGGSGGSGGSGGSGGSGAAAAAAKSVQLSGTVAGTGASGATVAMRPTSLVDESAQTAHLVGVDSESFGPVGKIWGGSVLLATPATDAQNRSTVTKSDGAWAFAAVRAPGYYLVTFAKPGYQTQRYVIDSAATVATEPLTVTLLPGQGHLSGRITGPSGPVGAAKITITDGTNTITTSSNSKGDVGAWSVDGLSTPSTYLVTASKDGLSTESAIRTLPAGGTATQNLRLRTGVASLHGTVTGANSLGTIVGLGGVQVTATDGTITRTATTVTNGDIAGTYTLPGLPPGEYTVTMAAAGYLPQTQPVTIKKGQGEATASALLVSSSATVTGLITGDQLGSDGKPTGARVPISAGVTLTSNSNSYKITSGTSGFRINGVSPGTYVVTATYAGSNSGYFTITVQAGQTTVVPTINLSAQVTTSNSTITGFVGDGANPSGTLCAGRPTDCTVTFVLHDSNGHPVPVTPSSLTPPSSSGPTAYTLAGQTEGLMPGLYKLTIGVQVKAGSTISGYLPATVDVRVPLNSVARAPQVNLFAASTITGTVSSRFDATAGGTFTNCVWAIPQGSGTAPTDCTPPAVSDCLLTGKSSPAVGTIDASGAFTVGNLCPGSYSMLIVVTNPDFTASQPLPLPIVTVKDGGTGRFDGQIQRRGRIQFTLTAPDPTSGAVPALANTTLTAGSSCGSVSLVGKSTDGAGGLLVTGLAASGYTCTLKATTTAGLAVSATAFTSVALDGTSNVALTLTAPVDTFVGRVVTSWSGTAQPLPFTTITISGVTSYTNGTANPPAQVQVTTDPLGCFAISKDGSPPTGPLPGGCAGDPFIASATRALPLAVPIATFHVDAQNGYQTLNQADAAIDSSVLKVISLIPNPVPFAGALTATPLPGNLSGANLAVTAFPLGTGNLTVKSDNAGILSWKDDALSAGQLIVPGTYTVSVTASGFAPWSYTFQCVPNAPCSPQLSLVPLGSLSVTGLPDNALVSLIPNTGATLGPKTSSGGSVSFTGLLPTTDFQGTQPAYQVQVHAPGYLFDSSVPLTCTDGATSVVIAPGATPSCAVTLTAAGTVTGKVQGAGSFAKTPTLQPLEGATITAKRCSGTVADGATTCTLATTGNIGPFTATADKDGLFSLTGTNQMQGLDSGPWLITASFTGYSTVSTVINVSPGSQAVPEIDLQITKVTTFSVTVKLGDGTVLTDGITVALLQDGTVVDSTSTASAKNTFDFDNVVPGVYAVQVTGTTIRPQTDQTVTVSKSQTTHTVFVTLGASTVTGLVQGKQGKDPADAPLDGVRVQIGTGTATTFAVAKGTDGKNMDVTTPTTGASTGTYSLTNVPDGTWTVQLSSTGYQTQTITGVVVNHNNAATTLNRTLVRITHDVTLTITTTADGDDVKSAANVLLTSAADSTWTLTPQAPVSTARTAPAHGVVTKWTFLAVPYGSWALSLDLPTGHFGTLAATNGSAALSCTDGSPTTPVSCTTAAASPVIVPTTDDTSVVPLTYGLNEYSVGLHVVATKLASDPNVTPPSTVKLTVSDGANPVYQNDTFAVTTGSALTDSFWGAAGTTYTATGTSPAVNWTVTSTDLTSAAPKPVIPLVERGASVTVTLAGDTFPAGTNATVTLVPPAGSGIVAPASKTAASGGSVTFTGVPFGTGWTASATATYTKTAGTPPVTTTVTVSGTSAAFDITALTPPTVTITMVTQP
- a CDS encoding DUF4255 domain-containing protein; the protein is MFIRIVDEGLERFLRAQVPLPEDAADVSFEIPSSNWSAALSRVTVNLFLFDVTRSSQPHRAAVRRVDETGKAERRAPQPMVELDYLVSAWAGNPRDEHQLLGSVLSRIAGLDTLPPEYLPKPLSSSVHLTFVEDERHRARDIWNGAGGTLKAGFAMQVTVAADTFGWTPEPAAVTSIEGAARAGNGAKPG